The genomic window CACATCAAACGTCCGGCACCTTTACATGAAAAACACGAAGTTTTATCGATCACCAAtcttatagttttattgttgatattcattcCACATGTACcaagttttaaaataattgtatttaaataCAAGAAATTTCTTGGTGTTTCTAAACGGAAGGTTATACAGACAGAAGAAGTATacataacaacaaaattattttcatttacctgtgttaaattttattgCAAAAGTGAATTGGGGTTTTTTTCCAaggtttgtggttttttttttctgaaattgtttaacatttcacagcggtataataattttactttaattactagtattcacccctatttttttttttattaactttgtatttCAATTGTATCATAGataaaatttattcgttcagtgtatgttcatttgTTTAACTACGTCTTTTGAATGTGTTTAGTCATTTCAGTTGATTATTTATAGagtgtctttctatgttatgatgttacactattgtttgaGATAAGGGTGAAAGTTAAGTTCCATTAAAACGTTAAATCCCGCTGCAATTtcgtcctaagtcaggaatctgatgttcagtagttgtcgtttgttgatgtggtccatacgtgtttctcgtttctcgttttttatatagattagactgttgtttttcccgtttgaatggtttggCACTAGTAATTTTTTcaaccctttatagcttgctatcggtgtgagccaaggctccgtgttgtagaccgtactttgacctataatggtttacttttataaattgtgacttggatgtggagagttgtctcatttgcactcataccacatcttcttatatctaaggcGACCATAAAACCCATCatcataaaaagataaatatcattatgtattcacaatatatatgttcagcgttcttttataatattttatatctgttcaattttcctataaaatatattttaagtttgATAACGCTATGTTGTTTTCCTAAAACTCGTACCGCATTGTAGTATGTATAATGGTGTGATCAATcatagattaatttatttttacagcAATGGTTGGAATGTCAACAACTTCAACTGTGCCAACAACGATAACCATTCCATCAACAACCATATCAAGTACGACACCTTTAGCATCAACAACAACTGCAACTTCAACTACGACTGTACCACCAACTACATCAAATGCCCCTACCACAACCCATTTAACCACATCCACCATGACGCCCTTTATTCCTGGTTCTAACATTACAACCATATCAGGAAATCTAAATAGCACAGTTTCAATTAGAGGGAAAAACACATCATATTCTACGCCATCAGTAATATCTATTAATACAACTATTGTACCTAATTCAAATAGTTCAAATAATAACTCAAGCGGACACAGCCCATTTGGAAATTCTACTCATTCTTCAAATCATATGTCTGGAAATTCTTCAAATCATATGTCTGGAAATTCTTCAAATCATATGTCTGGAAATTCTTCCAATGGAAATGTGACAGGAAGTTCAAATATTACATCAGGATCAACTTCGAATTCAGGTGCAAACAACTTGACTTCAAATGTTCAAAATGGAACTGGTACGGCTAACGGATTAAATGGTGGATCTTTAAACAAGGGGTCTTGTTGTAATAAAGGTatgctatacaataaatatacataCTAATAATTGAAGTCGTAttcaaacaaattaaagaaaaccATGCAATTGATAGAATAAATGATTTGTAAGTTCATTGAACTCGATGTATTATATATTGAAGAATCAACTGTTCCATAGATACTTCCTTCTCATTTATATTTACTAGAAGATGCCCGCGAAATTGCGGTACAATTAGGCAAGTGTTGATACAaagtgattttaaattttgagggCAGTACGTCGACTGAGTATGCGCGAAAACGTATAAGCCACGGATCGATAACGGTTTCCGAATTGggttattttcttaaaaattggcgatttctgtggaaataaattgtttcaaagacaaattaaggAGGTACAAGACACTGCATTTATACGTcatttcacaaatatttccgactttttATGGTTTCAGAGGAGGTGCGGCTCAATAATATCTTGATGATGatgactttttgttttgtttgctaATTATTTTGGTTTAGTTGTTATTATAGTATACTATTCCGTACtaacatttaataaataatactttATGTAGATTATAATTGTCAACAATATCCTTGTCTGATATTTGATGATGAGTTTGATATTTTGAACCACTGTGTTTGGGAACATGAAATAACAGCTGGTGGTAATGGGGTGAGTACTTACCtcgtcagtattttttttaaatttgattttcttATCGGTTTGCTCCTAACAGAACTTTATGTTAGATTGACTCCCACTTGTTTGTTTTGATGCCTTTTCAAGCTTTGAAATGAAGTTTAGTCAAAGAGTAAATGTGACGACCACCGATAGAAACGACTACAATGACGTCACAATTAGATTACGATAGAATCGTTGAAAACTTATGGAAAACTGCCTTAACATTACTGTGTataaataatgcaaaaaaaaaaaccaataaaatgttGTTTGATTGCCTATGAGGTAGTAGGGCGTGGATGTATGCAACTGTAAGTTCGGTATTATGGTAATAGCAATTCCAATATCGTATGATAAGCTTTTAAAAAGGTATAAcaagatgtaaaacaattcaaccgagAAAAACCAACTGCCTAATAAATGAAGAGAAAAATTTGCGAATCTCTAGATGACTAAAATCTCACGTTTTGTGTCGTAGGATTGTTGTCTCAATTATTATGTATTTGTCACCGTCACTTTCAATTGATAGTTGCTTCCATATCATAACATAACCTGTCAATTTGACATATTGTAGGATTCAGAATTCcaatactacacaaacaacaGGACTAACAGCTATGTCAGGAACGGTATCTTGTATATTAAACCAGTAGGTAACCAACAGCAATGACTCAAAACGGaaaataatcaaatggcaaaatcaaatgataaaaaacatcaaacgaatggacaacaactgtcatattcctgacttggtacaagcattttgaaatgtagaaaatggtcggTTTAACCTGGTTTCTTAGttctaaacatctcacttgtattacagactcatcaaattccattatatttacaacgatgaacaaaacagacataataggtaaaatagtcaaaatatgggtacaacggTCATCAACGTGACACAATCTCAATTAGACGAAAGACAAACAATTATGAACaaacataaaatagaaaaataaaagaacaaacaaaCCATCAAAtgaataaacacataaataaagaaatacttacagactgaaactgacaaaaaaatataGGATCAAGGACAATAAAACTAATGCTTGGTCCAGGAAACTAAAAATAAGGAAATAGTTACAATCAGAAACTAAAACAATATGTTTGGTAGAAGAAGTTAAACATTAACGTTTTGTCAACGTCATAGGAAAGAATTAAGATGTGAGCAGAAAAGGCTAAATATTTAAAGACTATGTGTGTATAGTAGCTCGCTCTCTTATTTTTGTGTCTTTAGGAGTTTGGCTATCCATAGATTGGTATTATATCTATTGGTTATCTTATTCATTTTATAGCTTTATCAATATATATACGTTAATTGTTTTACAGTCATATTTCTAAtttcataattgaaaatatttttttttatgttttaacatCACTTTATCAGTTAGGTGTCGGTAAATCCTTGAATTTAATTTCAGACTTTGACCTCTGACCACTACGGGGAGAGTTTTCTGACATCCGGAACACTGGATCTTTGGGGTAACGTAGTGATATTTGTTGACgtgcataaatttatattgcaCAATGTACTTTTTATATTACTCTTTTGAAAGTTTATACAAAAAGTTAAACTTTTGAATTCAagaataacattttaaaacatttgttttgcatCTACTAACACAGTactacaatgattttttttattgctattCATTGCAGATGCCTTTGTAATTGATTGAAAGCTCTGTCTATTTTgattctttttattgattttatctatattttagGTGGATTTAATGATGAAGAATGTACCAGTAATGCATATTCCGGATGTAAGAGGACCGGAAGTGTTGCTCATCCAATAAATCCAATTCAGTCGGCTCGTTTACGTAGTAAAAGAGGATTTAGCTTTAAGTATGGAAAAGTTGAAGTCGAGGCCAAAATGCCAAAAGGAGACTGGATATGGCCTGGTAAATATAATGCAAGATTTAATTACTACAGATCATACATTATCATAAGGTGACGTCTTACAAAaagttttttatttacattttaatcgTAACTTTATGGATATCAAGCATATGGCTCATGGTCATTTACATGTGAAAAAAATCTAATCTAAACAGTTAATGAAATCAAAAGGATCAAAAATCGGAAAAAAACAATAACTTACAATTGACTAATAACCATTAAATGTTCATGTATTCTCATGCAATATGCAATCAATAAATTGTATTAAATCGATGGTTATAATTAGTATCATTATACATTTTCAAACAGCGATCAAGATGTTGCCGAAGTGGAGTTCCTATGGCAGATGGCCTGCGTCCGGTGAAATGGATTTAGTAGAGGCAAGAGGTTAGTTGGTGTACCTTGTTGAATGTTTTTCACTTTTATAATAgcattaatggtaccaattttactgcaccattTAATACACaagtaaatgcctgtaccatgacAGTTGATATatattcgtttgaagtgtttaaGCATTCGATTTTTCCAATTGATAACGGTCTTCCTGTATTGAGTTCCGTATTTTTTATCATTTACCTTTGGCGACAATAAATTTCAGTTCGGAAAATTCTCtggaaaatttatttgaaaatctcAAACTTATATGAAAGTTGAAAaattgataaaagaaaaaaagaaccgAGAATAAAGCCAAACCAGGACAGGGAATCACGAGGGAAATACGATACATATTTATGtgttaaagatttacaaattataagtgttgaaatatttatagtatctgaattcaaaatttaaaaacattgtacACAATATCTGCATTGTCATGCTAGTACCGAAATACTGTTTTTGGGCAAGTGATACCCTTTGGGACAAATAGTCTTGTAGAAGAGATATCGACCCACtgatagtaataacattaacagtaccaatttaaACTGCAACTGATTTTTAAAATGTCTAAGTATATCtgaactattttaatattaaaaaactgTTTGCGAATAAGCAGGATAAAATACTTAGGACttacatttgttttcattttatataagtAACTTAATGTCCTCGATGGTGGCATCACCGAATGCAACTAAAAGACAGGTTTTTACGAGAAAAAGTCTACTAGAAGTGTTACAGTGGAAACTGATAACGCTTCCAGATCACCATAGCTCTACTCTACTCTTGTTTTGGTGCGATTCCTGACAAACAATCTCCAGTTATCTGTGTCATGTTTTGTAGGTTGTTGTATGTTCACTTCTCTTTTTGGTCGTGaccttgtcttttttttttttattttcggcTGTGACATTGATTTATTTATGTTTGTCCGTGAACTTGCCTTTTTCTCGTCGAGTTGTGGTTTTTGAGTTCTCATAAGtcacgaatatgacagttgttgtccattcgtttgatgtgtttcagcttttgattttgccatttgattagagattgtccgtttgaattttccttggagtttagtattatagttttgtgattttactttttttgtactttttcaaAATGTGTTTTAACGGTAGATTGCAAGCAGTTGATGAGAATAGTGTTACTTAA from Mytilus galloprovincialis chromosome 5, xbMytGall1.hap1.1, whole genome shotgun sequence includes these protein-coding regions:
- the LOC143075345 gene encoding beta-1,3-glucan-binding protein-like; its protein translation is MVVSVRLLVFFLGIVHLTGGIGSPTFQLVPNGIKVSVPVQGYDRSTIHFNINKQLNGIEAGEHAHEFFGYDTSGDHWEYTFPLAAKQGDVINYWVWGEQNSQGETLTGQTITLGPMVGMSTTSTVPTTITIPSTTISSTTPLASTTTATSTTTVPPTTSNAPTTTHLTTSTMTPFIPGSNITTISGNLNSTVSIRGKNTSYSTPSVISINTTIVPNSNSSNNNSSGHSPFGNSTHSSNHMSGNSSNHMSGNSSNHMSGNSSNGNVTGSSNITSGSTSNSGANNLTSNVQNGTGTANGLNGGSLNKGSCCNKDYNCQQYPCLIFDDEFDILNHCVWEHEITAGGNGDSEFQYYTNNRTNSYVRNGILYIKPTLTSDHYGESFLTSGTLDLWGGFNDEECTSNAYSGCKRTGSVAHPINPIQSARLRSKRGFSFKYGKVEVEAKMPKGDWIWPAIKMLPKWSSYGRWPASGEMDLVEARGNMNYKDSNGVTKAVDNIQSSLHFGPSPQHDKTAKATVEKILTSSTFADNFHKFSMEWDDRHISFSVDGVEILKSEPSQCGFWKMGGLNSTGLTNPWHANVGGSTMAPFDQEFYLVLDVAVGGTTFFPDSWMNMPYPKPWRDASDFAVRDFWQARHLWHPTWSPKLNNGENAALQINYIKVWKMKE